In the genome of Carya illinoinensis cultivar Pawnee chromosome 13, C.illinoinensisPawnee_v1, whole genome shotgun sequence, the window TTCACTGTTGATTTGAATAAAGCCTGAGCAGAGGAGGTTGTAACAACCCGTGGCTTGGTATGCATCACTCTGAAGTACATTCACAGAGAGGAAGTGTGAGGAAATCCCCTAAACCCAAAAATTATCAATCACCAGAGAGTTGAGGAGAAGTAAAAATGTGTAAGCTTACAGTCCAGTAGGTGAAGAGCCTTGTGTTGTTGTCACCATATAGGTCAGGGCTAACCTGTTGCATGCACAATCAAGACTTTCAAGTACTAAATATTAATGGTCTTGATTCAACTATTAAAGGTCAATCCCAGGTCAAGAGAAATTGCAGTGGTACCTGCCAACCAGCTTCAATGCTGTTGAGATCTTCACCGAAAGAACCTCCTAATATCCAAAGCTGAGACAAGCTGAACTCGTTAGGCTGCTGTATTTTGGGTTCCCACACATTAATGGTTGCTTTTGCTCCATAGTACTTATCTCCTTCAACATAGGCTATTGCATGCTAAGCAACCCAAGagaaaatccaaacaaaagcaGCATACAGAGGCGATCAGGAAAATAGAAACAGGAAAGACGCTTCAATAATCCAATGAGCAGaagccaaaacccaaaaaaaaaaaaaaaatacacataatTATTGGTACCTGATGACCACTCTGATTAATGAGATCAGGCTGAGCTGACCTTGGCTGAGGGGCGGTtctgtgcctcttcctcccgtATCTTTTGACAGAGCTGGCTCTCAGAACATCATCCTCCTTTGTTCTCCTTATGGGTACGGTGCCTTCAGGACACCTACCATTTTGGTGCCACAGCTGGGTGATTGGGTTAGATCTCTCTTTGGGTTTCGCAGAAACCTTGTTCTCGTCAAAGAGTCCTTCTGGGTGGTAACTAGGCCTCGTCTATAAATTTACAGACCAAGAAGTTTAGAAGCAATTCCCATAACAGAAGAGCTGAAACAGATTGCAATTCCAGAGATACATAGGTGAGGTAAATTGACCTGAATTTTGTGGTCTCTAAGGAAAGGGTGATCAAAAGCTGGCTGATGAGAAATATCAACACAGTCTATCGTGTCTCCATCTGGACTCTGCTCAAccataaaaaaatcatcaatcaAAGAAGTTCCATTTCTGTTTGGTAACAGGTTTCAGAGACATAATAAAGTATTATTGCAttatcaaagaaaatattttgaacatTACTTCATATTTTGCCCTCTCGATTATGTTACTGTTCCAAGTTCAACTACTTCGTAAAATGGGAAATCATTTCAGAGTATCATTATTGCCTCAAAAACCAAAGCTTGCACTAAAATGGTACATGTTTTTGGAGCAAATCATAAAACAACTGAAACTGGAGAAATACCCATTTGCATTTACGCACCACAGGTTTAACGAGAAGTGGAAGGAACGCAGATTCACTATTTGTgaccaaaaccaaaaaagaatgGCGACACAACTTTCAATCAGAAAAAGGGTACTTTGATCTTCACTTTCTCAGGTGCCAAACGGAGAACCAAAACTTTggaaataaagcaacaagggaaatttcaaagaaagagaaaacaaagtGAAAAGGAGATGGTAGAGGACCTCAATGCTTTTCACGGCGGGCTTGTTCAAGCGGTTCAAGTGCTTCTGGACCTCGAGTTTCTGCCTGGAGACACTCAACCTAGCTGCGTAAGATAGGGAGATCAGCCCCCACAAGCAGAAAACCACCTCCAAGACACTACTTCTCCTCACTCTACTGCTAAGCTGCGCACCACCCATCTCCTACAAACCCTTACAAGCACAGGTGTTAGtagctttctctctctcactcgcGCGCACTACACTACCACTCTTACCCAATGTAGGTTAGAAGAGCTTAATACACCATGGACCTGCTTATCCAACGCACCCCACCCACCACCACTTCAAAGCTTCACAACTTTTAACAGTGGGACGCTTCTTGTTCCCACAAAAATCCAATAAATCCGACTGCCCAGtgcccccctctctctctatctctaaaatgtcattttctcTCACACCACTTTTCCATTAAAAACTTTGCCCATTTTTCTAAATTCACTACTTCCCACTCCCGTACACATACACagactctctctcttcctcttgtCATTTTCCTTCTACTTTTTATGTCATTTATAACGCCCTCTGCCCTACTTTATCTCTCTCTAAAACCAGAAGGAGTTGATTAATTATCTTTCTAGTTTCTTTAGAGCACGAGGGGTAAAAAGGGTAGAGTTAAGAAAGGTGGGAAAGTGGAAGATGGCGCACTttgtacaaaataaaaataaaaataaaaataaagagaaatggtgagggaaaatgagatagaaaaatGTCAAATAGGGGGTAGCTTGAAGGTTCGCTTCACGGGAAGTATggtaaataaatagtaaatggaGGTTCGTTTGTCGtttctgtcttttctttttcttttttatttccccATCCTGCCCTTTCCCATCTCAAATTAGACCGTCGTCGTAACCCTCCATCTGTTTGCCAATTCGCACACTCTCTTATCTGCTCAGTCGCAGTctcgtttgttaaagaaaattCTCGAATCTCGCATTTAATcggttaaattataaatattctaatattatcgtaaaaataaatccaaaatttCATTTACAGTAAATTTTAAATCCTCTTTACACCTTTAATTAATGTGtttaactaaattataatattttttaaatttcattttttataataaaaataatttgaaatatattaaattaaatcacaattaaaaaaaaaaaagatttcatgaTTGCTTGTAATATTACCAAATAAAGTCTTTATGATTATGGGGGTGGGGGGGTTTACACCATCATAGTTTCAGTCCATAACCGAACTGCCTATATTCGAACAAGAAAAAAGTCAACAACATTGAACAGTCAATAAAGCACGTAATCATATATACTCACCGTCATCCCGCTAACAATAGCCCACGACTTTATAACACCTCCTATATGTATATtttacaacaaataaataaaaaatcacatactatataatatatttttatttttattaaatatataatatatagatgatcaataaaaaaaattaattagtttaaaaataataaaataaaaataaatatgatatgtgAAGGTGATGCatagtaaaacttttaaaaaaataatactatcgCCTAAATTTGTCCCATTCAATTTAACCGCtcgtatattttatttcatttttaattttttaattaatagttaagaaaataactattactatattgaattttttaaaaaaatatttaaatatatataaaagaaaaggtaagaaaaaaaactataatttgCACCAGGCGCAAATACAAATTCAAGTGATATGGTAACACTATcccttttaaaacaattatctTTGTGTGTTTGACACGtcatctcttttttctttttttttcttttttttttacgtaaTGATATTGTGCATTTGTGTGACtgataaaagaaacaaaataagatagattactaaaaataaaatgaagatacgagtaataaaaaaaaggttaaatagTAATGTTATATCATATATGCAGTTGCGAAGTAgagtaattattttgaaaaaaaaaagaattttttattaaaaaattaagttttttcatgtgaattaggaatttattacttttttttaaaaaaattatatggtcTTTACAAATTcaacgactgtaaatatcatttctttaaattaaaaaagttgataatttatgtataaaatgatataaaaaattaaaaaattatataaaatgacgtGTCAAATGATGTGGATTTTTatctatcattttatttatatgttatgtaatttatttattatttacttaataGGCAAGTATCCAAAAACCGGATTAAAATGTAAAAGCGATACGTCATTCGACCgccaaaaaattgaaattgtatGAATAATGATATCATATTATTCATCaagaaactataaaaaaaaaaaaaaaaaaaggtttgattTCATTCCCATGGGTTTGGCAGCTTGAAGAATAATAATGATTTTGGTGCTAAAATGGTTGAATTCAAAAGGGGTTCATCATTTACCATTGGTGATGGAGAATTGGGTATGGTTCGTCATGATTCAACAGTTGGTTGATTTGACCATCGagta includes:
- the LOC122292168 gene encoding uncharacterized protein LOC122292168; the encoded protein is MGGAQLSSRVRRSSVLEVVFCLWGLISLSYAARLSVSRQKLEVQKHLNRLNKPAVKSIESPDGDTIDCVDISHQPAFDHPFLRDHKIQTRPSYHPEGLFDENKVSAKPKERSNPITQLWHQNGRCPEGTVPIRRTKEDDVLRASSVKRYGRKRHRTAPQPRSAQPDLINQSGHQHAIAYVEGDKYYGAKATINVWEPKIQQPNEFSLSQLWILGGSFGEDLNSIEAGWQVSPDLYGDNNTRLFTYWTSDAYQATGCYNLLCSGFIQINSEIAMGASISPVSAFRNSQYDISILVWKDPREGHWWMQFGNDYVLGYWPSFLFSYLADSASMIEWGGEVVNSEDGGQHTSTQMGSGHFPEEGFGKSSYFRNIQVVDSSNNLKAPRGIGTFTEQSNCYDVQTGSNGDWGHYFYYGGPGRNSNCP